A segment of the Vagococcus hydrophili genome:
AGAAGAAGCGAAGATGACTCGTAATCCGTACGGAATTAAAGTAGAAATCAATATGAGTTCAGGCACACGTTATGTAGATAATATTATGAGTTATTCTCCTAATGTAGATCATTTATTAGGCTCACATAATTTCTATCCTCATCGTTATTCAGGGTTAGAGTATCAACATTTTGTGAATTGTTCTAAACAGTTTAGACAATACAATATTAATACAATGGCTTTTGTTAATTCTCATAGTGCCACATTTGGTCCATGGCCAACTCAGGATGGTTTATGTACCTTAGAGGATCACCGTGACTTAGCAATTGGGACACAAGTGAAACACTTCTTATTAACAGGTTTAATCGATGACATTACTATTGGGAATGCGTATGCTTCAGAAGAGGAATTAAAAGAAATGTCAGAAGCCTTCTTTTCTGAAAATCCTAAAATTAAAGTCGACTGTCTAGATACGATTACAGAAGACGAGCGTGTGGTTTTATTTGAGAATTTACATAATTACCGAGGAGATCGTTCGGCTTACATCTTACGTTCAACGATGACTCGAATTAAATATAAAGACCTTCCATTTCCTAAGACCAATACACCGGACATGGTGAGGGGAGATGTCTTGATTGATAACGTGGATTATGGTCAATACAAAGGTGAAACCCAGATTGCTCTTAAAGAGATGAAAAACGATGGTCGCGTCAACGTGGTAGGAAAAATTGCGAAAGACGAATTGTTTTTACTGGATTTTCTAAAACCATGGTCAAGTTTTGAATTGATTGAAAATAAATAAGTGAAAAAATGAGATTGAGCGTAATGGTTCGGTCTCATTTTTGTTTATCTTTATCAAGTTTTAGGCTAGAATAGGGAAGTAAGAAGCGATAAAAGGAGAACTGGTTCATGGATCATAAGGAGATCATTGATCTTTTGGAGAGAAATTATAAAATTTTAAACGAATCTAATGCTAAATGGTTAGATAAGAGAGCAAAATATTTATTAGCAAGAATTTTTACAGGTAAGAAACAGATTTTACCTCTAGCAGAATTTGATTGGTTAGATACTGCGTTTATTCATAAGTCAGGTTTATTTACGAGTTTTTCGAAAGTAACGAGATATACATTAACTGGTTTGATGATTTCTGGGCAGCTGAATTCAGTAGAAGGCATTGAAGAATTATTCTTTAATAAGAAAATACTAAAAGATAATGGCTTTAAATCATCATCAGCAACCTATTTTGCAGCCTACCAACTTTTTCTATCTAAAAGTGAAAGAAGAACAGAGATTGTTCAAAGAGCAGATAGAATTTATAAAGAAATCAAGGCACTGCACCCATTTATTACGACGACCAACGATTACAGTGCAGTGGTGTCATTAGCTCAAGCGGAGCAACTAGCTCACCTGAGTGAAGAGGAAATTTGTGAGATAGTCGAATATTATTTTGAAGAGTTTCAGGGTATTGGACTTAAAAATAGGGACAGTTGTTTAGTAGCCTCAACGTTAGCGACGCTTATGATTGGAAAAAAAGATTGGGATTTCTTAGCTCATTTGAGTTCTTTGATTACATTTTTTGAGAACAATCAAGTTAAAATTAAGAGTCTTCATTTTGTTCCGTTGGTTTCGTTAACTTACCTTAAACAACAAACGGATTTAGTTGATTTGGAGGAGTTACTTGTCTTTATGGAAGAAATTAGTAAGAATATTTCGATTTACTTTGAGTCAGATTACAAAGAGTCTCTAGCAATGAGTTTATATGCTGAAAGTAAATCAAATAGTTTGAGTCAGACAAATGTAACAACTCTTTCAGTTTCCTTTAACCAAATAATTGTTCAAGAACAAACGATGCTTGCGAGTAATGCTGTCGCACTAATCAATAAGAATATTTAAAATTACAAGAGAAACATTAGAAGAAATTGGACAAATGCAGTGGCAACAAGTACAATGATGAAGAGATTTTTTTAGAATATGAGGAGGACAAGAGATGTCCATGTTTTTAGATCAGGTAACAATTAATGTAAAAGCCGGTAAAGGTGGCGACGGAATGGTTGCTTTCCGCCGTGAGAAATATGTACCAGACGGTGGCCCAGCTGGTGGTGACGGTGGTAAAGGTGGTAGTGTGATTCTCGTTGTAGATGAAGGCTTACGTACTTTAATGGATTTTAGATTTAACCGCCATTTTGCAGCAGATGCTGGTGAAAATGGGATGAGTAAAGGAATGCATGGTAGAGGATCAGAAGATAAATATATCAAGGTCCCTGCTGGAACAACAGTGAGAGATAAAGAAACTGGTAATTTATTAGGGGATTTAGTTAAACACGGTGAGCAATTACTAATTGCTCGTGGTGGACGTGGTGGTCGCGGTAATATTCGTTTTGCGACACCAAGAAACCCTGCACCTGAAATTTCAGAAAATGGTGAACCAGGACAAGCACGCGAAATCGAAATGGAATTAAAAGTGTTAGCAGACGTTGGATTAGTAGGATTCCCATCAGTAGGTAAATCAACACTACTTTCAATCGTTTCAAAAGCTAGACCAAAAATTGGTGCTTATCATTTCACGACCCTTGTACCTAATTTAGGTATGGTAGCAACTCAAGATGGTGACAGCTTTGTTATGGCTGATTTACCAGGCTTAATCGAAGGAGCTTCTCAAGGTATTGGGTTAGGAACACAGTTCTTACGTCATATTGAGCGCACGAGAGTTATCTTACACGTGATTGATATGAGTGGTATGGAAGGTCGCGATCCTTATGAAGATTATGTTTTAATCAATAAGGAATTAGAAACACATAATATGCGTCTTCTAGAGCGTCCACAAATTATTGTGGCTAACAAAATGGATATGCCAAATGCTGAAGAGAATTTAGCAATCTTTAAAGAGCAAATTGCTGCTTTAAAAGAAGACGAGTACGCAGATGATATTCAAATCTTCCCAATTTCTAGTGTAGCTAGACAAGGGT
Coding sequences within it:
- a CDS encoding DUF871 domain-containing protein, which gives rise to MGQLGISIYPERSTFEKDKAYLDLAHKYGFKRVFTSLLQVNDDKEKVLADFKKVVDYANSLDFDVMVDINPALFGQLNISYDDLSFFHEMGADGIRLDLGFTGAEEAKMTRNPYGIKVEINMSSGTRYVDNIMSYSPNVDHLLGSHNFYPHRYSGLEYQHFVNCSKQFRQYNINTMAFVNSHSATFGPWPTQDGLCTLEDHRDLAIGTQVKHFLLTGLIDDITIGNAYASEEELKEMSEAFFSENPKIKVDCLDTITEDERVVLFENLHNYRGDRSAYILRSTMTRIKYKDLPFPKTNTPDMVRGDVLIDNVDYGQYKGETQIALKEMKNDGRVNVVGKIAKDELFLLDFLKPWSSFELIENK
- a CDS encoding DUF4003 family protein; the encoded protein is MDHKEIIDLLERNYKILNESNAKWLDKRAKYLLARIFTGKKQILPLAEFDWLDTAFIHKSGLFTSFSKVTRYTLTGLMISGQLNSVEGIEELFFNKKILKDNGFKSSSATYFAAYQLFLSKSERRTEIVQRADRIYKEIKALHPFITTTNDYSAVVSLAQAEQLAHLSEEEICEIVEYYFEEFQGIGLKNRDSCLVASTLATLMIGKKDWDFLAHLSSLITFFENNQVKIKSLHFVPLVSLTYLKQQTDLVDLEELLVFMEEISKNISIYFESDYKESLAMSLYAESKSNSLSQTNVTTLSVSFNQIIVQEQTMLASNAVALINKNI
- the obgE gene encoding GTPase ObgE produces the protein MSMFLDQVTINVKAGKGGDGMVAFRREKYVPDGGPAGGDGGKGGSVILVVDEGLRTLMDFRFNRHFAADAGENGMSKGMHGRGSEDKYIKVPAGTTVRDKETGNLLGDLVKHGEQLLIARGGRGGRGNIRFATPRNPAPEISENGEPGQAREIEMELKVLADVGLVGFPSVGKSTLLSIVSKARPKIGAYHFTTLVPNLGMVATQDGDSFVMADLPGLIEGASQGIGLGTQFLRHIERTRVILHVIDMSGMEGRDPYEDYVLINKELETHNMRLLERPQIIVANKMDMPNAEENLAIFKEQIAALKEDEYADDIQIFPISSVARQGLEPLLNATAKLVDITPEFPMYQEEEVEEVVHYDFKEEDPDFNVSRDDDATWVLSGDKLEKLFIMTNFDREESVMKFARQLRGLGVDETLRGMGAKDGDIVRIKEFEFEFVD